A stretch of DNA from Leptolyngbya sp. SIO1E4:
GCCGGCTTTTTAGGCATGTCCAGCAAGTTTGTGGAATGTACCCTGGCCCAGCAATACCGCACCTTCAGACCCGATGGCACCGTGGCCGGAGGGCCCATGTACTACTTGTCTCAAGGGTTCGAAAAGTTAGGGCTAAAATCCCTGGGGCAAGGGTTAGCGGTTTGCTTCGCCGTCTTTTGCGCGATTGGGGCCTTAGGCGGCGGCAATATGTTTCAGGCGAACCAAGCCCAGGCTGCGATCGCCCACATTTTCCCGATGGTTGACCAGTATGTTTGGGTCTATGGGCTGGGGCTTTCGCTGCTCGTGGGCTTGGTGATTATCGGCGGCATTCAGCGTATCGGCGCTGTGGCGGGGGCCATCGTGCCAACCATGGCGAGTCTCTACATGCTGTCAGGGCTGTGGGTCGTGATGGTTCACCTGACGGATGTTCCTGCCGCCGTTGCGCTAATAACCCGCGAAGCTTGGGCTCCCCAGGCCGTTGGGGGAGGGCTGGTTGGGGTATTGGTGCAGGGCATCCGCCGGGGACTGTTTTCCAACGCGGCCGGGATTGGGTCGGCGGCGATCGCCCATGCCGTAACCCGCACCAAAGAACCCGTTCGCGAAGGCATCGTAGCGTCCTTAGAACCCTTTATTGATACGATTTTAATTTGCAATATTACGGCCCTGGTCTGCGTCATTACCAATGCCTACCAAACTGCCCCCGAGTCAGCCCTCGGGTTTGAACTCGTGGCCACGGCCTTTAGTGACGTCATGGCAGGGTTCCCCGTCTTGCTCACCTTTGCGGTGTGCCTGTTTGCCTTCTCAACCATCATTTCTTGGGCCTACTACGGGGAACAGTGCTGGCGCTATCTGACAGGCGATCGCCTACCCATCCTGTATCGCATCGTATATGTCGGGGCTACTTTTGTCGGGTCGGTTACTCAGCCCAGTGCCGTGCTGACTTTCAGCGACATGATGATGTTTGCCATTGCCATCCCGAACCTGTTTGGCTGTATGGTGCTCTCTAACCAGGTGGCACGCGCTTTACAGGACTATTGGCAGCGCTTAACGTCTGGCCAGATGCCCAGGCATGGGGTCAAGCTATTGGACAATCCTTAAGACGCCGAGCGATCGCCCGTTGGCAAAAGAAATCGTGTTGCGAATCCTGAGATGGAGGAACCAAAAGATAGCGCAATCAAAGGTCTCTGGCTAGCCAGGAGATTGCGAACCCTTTGGGGATAGGGAGGGGCGCTTGCCTCCTTTGAGCCTCAGAATATCGAAAAGTTTCTCAGCGATAATTCGGTTTTGAACACCCATTTGATCAGGGATTTTCCAACCTTTAAACGCACGGGTTCGGTTGCCTAAACCCATGCAGCGGGAAACCGAATCCATCACCGAAACAGAGAAATCGGCCCTTCATAGCCCATAAAGAACCTACCATAATCTTGTCGAATAGGAATCAACCTCAGAAATTGCCATAGTAAACAAATATTATTCAGATTTGGTTTTCATCGCAGCTGTCTGAAGATTTGGATCCCGGTAAGTGTGAGGTTATATGAACAGAGAAACGCGATCTCTTTTTCCTGACTGCACAATAACCCTATCGAGGATGATCCCAGCTGTCATTATTGAACCGGTGTTATGGTCACCCATTACAAAACCCCGCTTTCAGGCGCGGAAAATGAAACTGAAGCCCGCATCTTAAAAGCTGCCCAGCGTCTGTTTGCCCGACGCGGATATGGCGGTACAACAACCCGAGATTTGGCCCAGGCGGCAGAAGTCGCAGAGGGGACACTCTTTCGACATTTTGAGAGCAAAAAAGCCATCTTGGTGCGGGTGGCGACGGAAGGCTGGGTTGAAATCTTGACAGATTTACTCACGGAGTTGAGTGAAATGGCTAGCTATAAGGCGATCGGTCAGGTCATGCGCCGCCGCATGGGAAATTTTTCCCATAATGCTGACCTGATGCGGGTTTGCTTTATGGAAGCTCAGTTTCATCCTGAATTGCGAGAGCAGGTGCAAGGGGAAGTGATCGCCAAAATGACCGATGTTGCTGAGGCGTTCTTTCAAACTGCGATGGATCGAGGCATCTACCGTCCCATGAACCCACGGGTTGTGGCGCGCATCTTTTTAGGCATGTTTACCATCGCAGGCTTCAGTCAATCGACCCTGGGAGACGAAGCCGGATCGCCCGGAGCCATGCGAGATCTTGCCGAAGGCCTCACGGATATTTTCCTCAACGGCGTGTTAGTTGAGCGAGAGGAGCATTAAACCCAAGCAAGCAGGGATTCCCTCTGCCCTGATTCCCCCTATCTCCCCCTCCCCCCTCTACAATCAAATCAGCCCAGCGATTCGGAGAGGGGTATGGCTGACTATTCACTGATGTATGAGGAGGATCATTTTGTCCTGCTCATTCCTGGAGAAGAAGAGGAAATTTTGACGGCAGAGGAACTGCTGGCACGGCTGACAACCCTGCTAGGCGATCGCCAAGATAGCCTCCCCTATGATGTAGCCAAGTTTCCCACAGCGGCAGAGCAGGCTAAATATCTCATCAACACGGCCTGCGACTTTGAGCTACAGCCAGGTCGTACGATGCAGTGGTACGCCATTCGCCTGGAAAAATAAACATGGCTTACTCGTCTTCAGCCGCTTCTGTGGCCTCCTCCCCGTCTGGAGACAACACATCCCAGGGGATGGTTGTATCTTCAGCCAGTTGGATAGCAATTTGAGCCGCCCCAATCTGGTTGAGGTGACTAGGGTCTGCAAAAAAGTGATTTTGCGTCGGCCACTGTTGCAGCAGATCAATCACCGTAA
This window harbors:
- a CDS encoding chlororespiratory reduction protein 7; protein product: MADYSLMYEEDHFVLLIPGEEEEILTAEELLARLTTLLGDRQDSLPYDVAKFPTAAEQAKYLINTACDFELQPGRTMQWYAIRLEK
- a CDS encoding alanine:cation symporter family protein, with amino-acid sequence MPTESSLLEFLSFSIPLGFDTAVSSLDRFFNLSVDFLERTLFFSIGGLPLVILWLLLGATYFTLRMGFINIRAFKHAIDVTLGRYDDPDEPGEVNHFQAIATALSATVGLGNIAGVAIAIQLGGPGAVVWMTLAGFLGMSSKFVECTLAQQYRTFRPDGTVAGGPMYYLSQGFEKLGLKSLGQGLAVCFAVFCAIGALGGGNMFQANQAQAAIAHIFPMVDQYVWVYGLGLSLLVGLVIIGGIQRIGAVAGAIVPTMASLYMLSGLWVVMVHLTDVPAAVALITREAWAPQAVGGGLVGVLVQGIRRGLFSNAAGIGSAAIAHAVTRTKEPVREGIVASLEPFIDTILICNITALVCVITNAYQTAPESALGFELVATAFSDVMAGFPVLLTFAVCLFAFSTIISWAYYGEQCWRYLTGDRLPILYRIVYVGATFVGSVTQPSAVLTFSDMMMFAIAIPNLFGCMVLSNQVARALQDYWQRLTSGQMPRHGVKLLDNP
- a CDS encoding TetR/AcrR family transcriptional regulator — encoded protein: MVTHYKTPLSGAENETEARILKAAQRLFARRGYGGTTTRDLAQAAEVAEGTLFRHFESKKAILVRVATEGWVEILTDLLTELSEMASYKAIGQVMRRRMGNFSHNADLMRVCFMEAQFHPELREQVQGEVIAKMTDVAEAFFQTAMDRGIYRPMNPRVVARIFLGMFTIAGFSQSTLGDEAGSPGAMRDLAEGLTDIFLNGVLVEREEH